A genome region from Sceloporus undulatus isolate JIND9_A2432 ecotype Alabama chromosome 1, SceUnd_v1.1, whole genome shotgun sequence includes the following:
- the SERTAD2 gene encoding SERTA domain-containing protein 2 isoform X3 has protein sequence MLGKGGKRKFDEHEDGLEGKVVSPTDGPSKVSYTLQRQTIFNISLMKLYNHRPLTEPSLQKTVLINNMLRRIQEELKQEGSLRPVFITPSQPTDPLGDNFREVQPAFSHLASPPVHPIDSASTTPLDSCLTPASLLEDDTFCTSQTIPQDGPTKLPPPTVPPVKDSFSSALDEIEELCPTPTSAEAVVAAVTAETTASDNSKENVSESSIQKSEGVQESRINEPKLMDSLPGNFEVTTSTGFLTDLTLDDILFADIDTSMYDFDPCTSSTGAASKMAPVSADDLLKTLAPYSTQPVTPNQPFKMDLTELDHIMEVLVGS, from the coding sequence ATgttggggaaaggaggaaagcgGAAGTTTGATGAGCATGAAGATGGGCTGGAAGGCAAAGTGGTGTCTCCGACTGATGGTCCATCTAAGGTGTCTTACACCTTACAGCGCCAGACTATCTTCAACATTTCCCTTATGAAACTTTATAACCACAGGCCATTAACAGAGCCAAGCCTGCAAAAGACAGTTTTAATTAACAACATGTTGAGGCGAATTCAGGAGGAACTCAAACAGGAAGGCAGCTTGAGGCCTGTGTTCATTACCCCTTCACAGCCTACAGATCCTCTGGGAGACAACTTCCGAGAGGTTCAGCCTGCCTTTAGCCATCTGGCCTCTCCGCCAGTCCACCCTATTGACTCAGCAAGCACTACACCACTGGACTCTTGCCTCACCCCTGCCTCTCTGCTTGAGGATGACACTTTTTGCACTTCCCAGACTATCCCCCAAGATGGTCCTACGAAACTACCACCTCCAACTGTCCCACCAGTAAAGGACAGTTTCTCCTCGGCCTTGGACGAAATTGAGGAGCTCTGTCCAACACCTACCTCCGCTGAGGCAGTAGTAGCTGCAGTGACTGCAGAAACGACAGCGTCAGATAACTCTAAGGAGAACGTCAGTGAATCCAGCATTCAGAAGTCTGAGGGAGTACAAGAGAGCAGAATAAATGAACCTAAACTGATGGATTCTTTACCTGGTAATTTTGAGGTCACAACATCTACAGGTTTTCTTACAGACTTGACCTTGGATGATATTCTCTTTGCTGACATTGATACTTCTATGTATGATTTTGATCCTTGCACATCTTCTACTGGGGCTGCCTCAAAAATGGCTCCTGTCTCCGCAGATGACCTCCTAAAGACTCTGGCTCCTTACAGTACCCAGCCAGTAACCCCCAATCAGCCTTTCAAAATGGACCTTACAGAACTGGATCATATAATGGAGGTGCTTGTTGGGTCTTAA
- the SERTAD2 gene encoding SERTA domain-containing protein 2 isoform X2 produces the protein MGYMLGKGGKRKFDEHEDGLEGKVVSPTDGPSKVSYTLQRQTIFNISLMKLYNHRPLTEPSLQKTVLINNMLRRIQEELKQEGSLRPVFITPSQPTDPLGDNFREVQPAFSHLASPPVHPIDSASTTPLDSCLTPASLLEDDTFCTSQTIPQDGPTKLPPPTVPPVKDSFSSALDEIEELCPTPTSAEAVVAAVTAETTASDNSKENVSESSIQKSEGVQESRINEPKLMDSLPGNFEVTTSTGFLTDLTLDDILFADIDTSMYDFDPCTSSTGAASKMAPVSADDLLKTLAPYSTQPVTPNQPFKMDLTELDHIMEVLVGS, from the coding sequence ATATATgttggggaaaggaggaaagcgGAAGTTTGATGAGCATGAAGATGGGCTGGAAGGCAAAGTGGTGTCTCCGACTGATGGTCCATCTAAGGTGTCTTACACCTTACAGCGCCAGACTATCTTCAACATTTCCCTTATGAAACTTTATAACCACAGGCCATTAACAGAGCCAAGCCTGCAAAAGACAGTTTTAATTAACAACATGTTGAGGCGAATTCAGGAGGAACTCAAACAGGAAGGCAGCTTGAGGCCTGTGTTCATTACCCCTTCACAGCCTACAGATCCTCTGGGAGACAACTTCCGAGAGGTTCAGCCTGCCTTTAGCCATCTGGCCTCTCCGCCAGTCCACCCTATTGACTCAGCAAGCACTACACCACTGGACTCTTGCCTCACCCCTGCCTCTCTGCTTGAGGATGACACTTTTTGCACTTCCCAGACTATCCCCCAAGATGGTCCTACGAAACTACCACCTCCAACTGTCCCACCAGTAAAGGACAGTTTCTCCTCGGCCTTGGACGAAATTGAGGAGCTCTGTCCAACACCTACCTCCGCTGAGGCAGTAGTAGCTGCAGTGACTGCAGAAACGACAGCGTCAGATAACTCTAAGGAGAACGTCAGTGAATCCAGCATTCAGAAGTCTGAGGGAGTACAAGAGAGCAGAATAAATGAACCTAAACTGATGGATTCTTTACCTGGTAATTTTGAGGTCACAACATCTACAGGTTTTCTTACAGACTTGACCTTGGATGATATTCTCTTTGCTGACATTGATACTTCTATGTATGATTTTGATCCTTGCACATCTTCTACTGGGGCTGCCTCAAAAATGGCTCCTGTCTCCGCAGATGACCTCCTAAAGACTCTGGCTCCTTACAGTACCCAGCCAGTAACCCCCAATCAGCCTTTCAAAATGGACCTTACAGAACTGGATCATATAATGGAGGTGCTTGTTGGGTCTTAA